The proteins below come from a single Athene noctua chromosome 6, bAthNoc1.hap1.1, whole genome shotgun sequence genomic window:
- the CNIH1 gene encoding protein cornichon homolog 1 isoform X1 encodes MAFTFAAFCYMLALLLTAALIFFAIWHIIAFDELKTDYKNPIDQCNTLNPLVLPEYLIHAFFCVMFLCAAEWLTLGLNMPLLAYHIWRYMSRPVMSGPGLYDPTTIMNADILAYCQKEGWCKLAFYLLSFFYYLYGMIYVLVSS; translated from the exons atggCCTTCACGTTCGCCGCCTTCTGCTACATGTTGGCGCTGCTGCTCACCGCCGCCCTCATCTTCTTCGCCATCTGGCAT attatAGCTTTTGATGAACTGAAGACTGATTACAAGAATCCCATAGACCAATGTAATACACTCAATCCT cttgtACTTCCAGAGTACCTCATCCATGCATTCTTCTGTGTTATGTTTCTCTGTGCAGCAGAGTGGCTTACACTGGGTCTCAATATGCCTTTGTTGGCTTATCATATTTGGAG GTACATGAGTAGACCTGTGATGAGTGGCCCCGGTCTGTATGATCCTACAACCATCATGAATGCAGATATTTTAGCCTATTGCCAGAAAGAAGGATGGTGCAAATTAGCATTCTACCTTCTATCATTTTTTTACTACCTATATGg catgATTTATGTTCTGGTGAGCTCTTAA
- the CNIH1 gene encoding protein cornichon homolog 1 isoform X2 — protein MAFTFAAFCYMLALLLTAALIFFAIWHIIAFDELKTDYKNPIDQCNTLNPLVLPEYLIHAFFCVMFLCAAEWLTLGLNMPLLAYHIWSSAWFKAEVHE, from the exons atggCCTTCACGTTCGCCGCCTTCTGCTACATGTTGGCGCTGCTGCTCACCGCCGCCCTCATCTTCTTCGCCATCTGGCAT attatAGCTTTTGATGAACTGAAGACTGATTACAAGAATCCCATAGACCAATGTAATACACTCAATCCT cttgtACTTCCAGAGTACCTCATCCATGCATTCTTCTGTGTTATGTTTCTCTGTGCAGCAGAGTGGCTTACACTGGGTCTCAATATGCCTTTGTTGGCTTATCATATTTGGAG TTCAGCGTGGTTTAAGGCTGAG GTACATGAGTAG
- the CDKN3 gene encoding cyclin-dependent kinase inhibitor 3, with product MQAGGFDSSDEDAAEEDLKPLPISWLSLSPVYSSQFLGLCSLPGCRFKDVRRNLQKDIEELKNYGTQDIFVLCTRGELLKYRVPNLIDAYQQHGICVHHYPIPDGDAPDIAKCLKILEELRSCLESNRKTIIHCYGGLGRSCLIAACLLLQLLDALAPQEAIESLRNLRGSGAIQTIKQYNYLHDFRENLAAHLATKDTVFRSVSR from the exons ATGCAAGCGGGCGGCTTTGACTCCTCTGACGAAGACGCCGCTGAGGAAGATCTGAAGCCGCTCCCCATCTCCTG gTTGTCTTTGTCCCCTGTCTACTCTTCTCAGTTCCTGGGATTATGTTCCCTCCCAG GTTGCAGGTTTAAGGATGTTAGAAGAAATCTTCAGAAAGATATAG AAGAACTAAAGAACTATGGGACCCAGGATATATTTGTGCTTTGTACCAGAGGAGAGCTCTTAAAATACCGAGTACCAAACCTTATAGACGCCTACCAACAGCATGGGATCTGTGTGCACCACTATCCTATTCCTGATGGGGACGCTCCTGACATTGCCAAGTGCCTCAAAATTCTGGAAGAGCTCAGAAGCTGCCTGGAAAGTAACCGGAAAACAATTATACA ctgtTACGGCGGCCTCGGACGTTCATGTCTCA TAGCTGCATGTCTCCTGCTTCAGCTTTTGGATGCGCTGGCACCTCAGGAAGCGATCGAGAGCCTCAGAAACTTGAGAGGATCTGGGGCAATACAGACCATCAAG CAATACAATTACCTCCACGACTTTCGAGAGAACCTGGCTGCACATCTGGCGACAAAGGATACAGTGTTCAGATCGGTATCACGGTAA